Proteins encoded by one window of Sorex araneus isolate mSorAra2 chromosome 3, mSorAra2.pri, whole genome shotgun sequence:
- the MPZL3 gene encoding myelin protein zero-like protein 3 isoform X2: MQMRVGEATQVWLCKDLGVATATRAASLPALPVAFRGAVNKVCERRRAVGMQQSGAAGGRGCALWPLLAVLFCPGAHVVLSLEIKVDAHVRGYVGEKIKLRCTFKSTASVSDKLTIDWTYRPPSSSRTESIFHYQSFQYPTTAGTFRDRISWAGDVYKGDASISISNPTLKDNGTFSCAVKNPPDVHHNIPVTELTVTERGFGTMLSSVALLSILVFIPSAVVVVLLLVRMGRKSAGLKKRSKSGYKKSSIEVSDDTDQEEEHDCMARLCVRCVECLDSDYEETY; encoded by the exons ATGCAGATGCGGGTCGGGGAGGCAACCCAGGTGTGGCTCTGCAAGGACCTCGGCGTCGCTACGGCAACCCGGGCTGCGTCACTTCCGGCGTTACCTGTGGCGTTCCGGGGAGCCGTAAACAAGGTGTGCGAGCGCCGGAGAGCTGTCGGGATGCAGCAGAGCGGAGCGGCTGGAGGCCGTGGCTGcgcgctctggcccctgctggcgGTTTTGTTCTGCCCCG GTGCTCACGTGGTCCTTTCCTTGGAGATCAAAGTGGATGCCCACGTCCGGGGTTACGTGGGAGAAAAGATCAAGCTGCGATGCACCTTCAAGTCGACGGCGTCGGTCAGTGACAAGCTCACCATAGACTGGACGTACCGCCCGCCCAGCAGCAGCCGCACGGAATCA ATTTTTCATTACCAGTCTTTCCAGTACCCAACCACAGCAGGCACATTCCGGGACCgaatttcctgggctggagatGTGTACAAAGGGGACGCATCTATAAGCATCAGCAACCCGACCCTCAAGGACAACGGGACGTTCAGCTGCGCCGTCAAGAACCCCCCAGACGTGCACCATAATATCCCAGTGACGGAGCTGACAGTCACAGAACGGG gctttgGCACCATGCTCTCCTCTGTGGCCCTGCTCTCCATCCTCGTCTTCATCCCCTCGGCCGTGGTGGTCGTCCTGCTGCTCGTGCGGATGGGGCGGAAGTCTGCGGGGCTGAAGAAGAGGAGCAAGTCCGGCTACAAGAAGTCCTCGATCGAGGTTTCCGATGA CACTGACCAGGAGGAGGAGCATGACTGCATGGCCCGCCTCTGTGTTCGCTGCGTCGAGTGCCTG GACTCAGACTACGAAGAGACCTACTGA
- the MPZL3 gene encoding myelin protein zero-like protein 3 isoform X1: MQMRVGEATQVWLCKDLGVATATRAASLPALPVAFRGAVNKVCERRRAVGMQQSGAAGGRGCALWPLLAVLFCPGAHVVLSLEIKVDAHVRGYVGEKIKLRCTFKSTASVSDKLTIDWTYRPPSSSRTESASIFHYQSFQYPTTAGTFRDRISWAGDVYKGDASISISNPTLKDNGTFSCAVKNPPDVHHNIPVTELTVTERGFGTMLSSVALLSILVFIPSAVVVVLLLVRMGRKSAGLKKRSKSGYKKSSIEVSDDTDQEEEHDCMARLCVRCVECLDSDYEETY, translated from the exons ATGCAGATGCGGGTCGGGGAGGCAACCCAGGTGTGGCTCTGCAAGGACCTCGGCGTCGCTACGGCAACCCGGGCTGCGTCACTTCCGGCGTTACCTGTGGCGTTCCGGGGAGCCGTAAACAAGGTGTGCGAGCGCCGGAGAGCTGTCGGGATGCAGCAGAGCGGAGCGGCTGGAGGCCGTGGCTGcgcgctctggcccctgctggcgGTTTTGTTCTGCCCCG GTGCTCACGTGGTCCTTTCCTTGGAGATCAAAGTGGATGCCCACGTCCGGGGTTACGTGGGAGAAAAGATCAAGCTGCGATGCACCTTCAAGTCGACGGCGTCGGTCAGTGACAAGCTCACCATAGACTGGACGTACCGCCCGCCCAGCAGCAGCCGCACGGAATCAGCAAGT ATTTTTCATTACCAGTCTTTCCAGTACCCAACCACAGCAGGCACATTCCGGGACCgaatttcctgggctggagatGTGTACAAAGGGGACGCATCTATAAGCATCAGCAACCCGACCCTCAAGGACAACGGGACGTTCAGCTGCGCCGTCAAGAACCCCCCAGACGTGCACCATAATATCCCAGTGACGGAGCTGACAGTCACAGAACGGG gctttgGCACCATGCTCTCCTCTGTGGCCCTGCTCTCCATCCTCGTCTTCATCCCCTCGGCCGTGGTGGTCGTCCTGCTGCTCGTGCGGATGGGGCGGAAGTCTGCGGGGCTGAAGAAGAGGAGCAAGTCCGGCTACAAGAAGTCCTCGATCGAGGTTTCCGATGA CACTGACCAGGAGGAGGAGCATGACTGCATGGCCCGCCTCTGTGTTCGCTGCGTCGAGTGCCTG GACTCAGACTACGAAGAGACCTACTGA